CAAACCATCCAtgagtaataaacaaaagtatgaggcttaagccagaatgggaggaagttttcatctgaatatcctcctggatcagatgTGATGAGAAACAAGCTAGCCTCTTTAGAAGCACACCTCAGTAGTTTTGGCATTCAGTATGGAAGCTGATATAATGACTCAAGCAAGTTTTGTATTGCATGGATTGGgctctttgttttagttttttatttttggtcccGTAATGTCCCTCTAAAGCTATTGAGCCAACTTACACTCTTGGAAAAGCATTGATTGTGAACcaagatcacttttgttttttctctcgtaacttgaatgagactatgattctgttttattaataatgtaaaagaTAGTTCACATAGCAATGATTCTGTGCTTTTATGAAGACCGCTTTTATGAAGTATAATGCTTGCACATTATGTATCACAAAATGACATGATCAAAAAAGTCCAAAGCATAAATTTATTTAATCTTATTCACACtcacatgtgcaaaaaaaaagtgaaaaaagttctAAAATGCAAATGCTTCAGAAGCCTCAGCTGCTATCATCAGTGCATAACACTTAAACACATGTTTACCATTTATATAGTCTCAAATCATTTGTATTAACAATATACATATGAATCCAACTGATAATTAGACTGGCAATAGCAATCAGAAACCTGTTTTGTAAAtaatagtttcctcttaattGTGATTTAActaaatcaatttaacttcatttgctttgtgttcggtttgaatgaaaaatattaaaaattaaaaatagctgCACGTgatcaaaaaaaattaaaaaagcgaAAACGAAGTGCCCTAGGCATTGAATATTGCTCATGCCAAATCTCCTTATTcagattaatcttttttttaataaacattggaGTGGTGGCGCTAGActagaaaatgcatgtttaaatgttgtattgcaggtctaaaagtaacattatatttacatatcctATGTCtcatcatgagcaggtactgttatcactttaaatacagtgcatttgccatccacaaagctctcaaaagcaTTTCATACACGCAGtagtcagataaaaaaaaactgttttttttgttttttttttaaaccgagcattcagatcttcaagggatgagcttgtcaaaaagaatccttgcAAAAATTGGTGAAATCAGggcagttattgtattttgcttaataactgaatatatattatattaaagtatattgtacatacagtataagcagaaataatggaaaaacatcagtgttacatttaaagtttaatacactgtaaagctatagtataataaaaaaatgacacaaattgACTCTGCAATGTtctatcccttgttcttgtgtattttgctgccatcaagcaATAACAACTACTATAATACACATGTGCAAGATTCTGATTTAATGTTCGAGAGAACTAAAATGTCTTGctcacaaacattttatttttcatagtatgtgtcttgcggctctcgGCCATATCAAAATGTTTGTATGCGGTtcgtagggtcaggaagtttggccacccctgcaatATACACATTAGAGTTACTGGTATTCTAATTGGAGTCTGGTATTTTAATAACAGGTGCCAGACTCGGTATAGCTTGACTTAATCTTGTTTTCCGGAGCCCAAGATCATCCATTTCTGGGTTTAAGGCCTCCCTGACTCTGTGGTGCTGGAGCTTTTTCTTCCATTGGATACACAAGGCAGCTGCTTGAGCTTCATCTGTGTTTGGTGGGGGTTGTCTCAggccctgatttaaaaaaaaaaacattggaaaaaaatattctatgaGATTTCTGGAAAGGCAGTAAAGGGCACAAAACAAGatacatattattaaaaaataagaaaatgctttagaaaacaaaaaccattTAAATCTAgaagctattttatttttgtgttaaatataaaaacGAGTACCTTTGTTCGCTGGCTTGGTAGCATTCGCTCTTACTATCCTTCACTCTCCTCCCAACTCCCAACTCTGCACCTAGAGTGgatcttttatactgtggctggagccttaattacccattaaacaaatgaccttattaagactcagccacattcccacaggctttaCTGGGGTGGGGATTCAACCCCATATCCCACCAGCAGCTACACTTTATGACAGAGGcttttcaccggtctcaaacaataaacaataatgtcgGACAGCTTTCGTCTGtccgcacacacacatacaaaaacaaataataataataataataataataataatcattaatgaATAATAGTAAAATGGTGGACACCTTGCCACAATGACCCAGACTAAAATAGCTTTAATTCCTAAGacaataccaaaataaatacattgttagtTTATCTTACCTTAATGCAGGCTGTTTCTGCTGCTTTTATGGATTTCAAGACAATCTGCATCAGGTTTTGGGCATTCTTTACCAGAATCTCATCAGATGACTTATTACCTGGTTTTGCAGCTTTCACACTTCAAAGACAGTAAAAGCAAAATGGGTGATATTTACAAAATCACATCAATccactgtactttatttttgtgtagtgTTGACTGTTATTTTTCTGATGCCCAGGCAGATTTTATTTCAGTTGTACAATTGTTTTCTCAAACAGTTActagtataataataaaatatttccttCAAGATCAATTGTGTACAGTAAATTATCCATACTAATTGGAACCAGGGGGATAATCAAATTATTTGCATAATCGAATTACAACTGTGAAGTTGTATAAATTACTTTCCCAATCAACAAACACAAGGGATTGAGGGCtgaaaagcacattttctttGACATCAGAGCAGAAGAGCCTTTCACACTAGTAACCACGGGGCTGTACAGACAATGAAGGTTTTAATATATTTAGCAATCCGTGTTTAAATTCTCAGTAAGCACACTATATGAAAACACGTCAAGAAGATTTGTTGATTGCATGTACACAAAACTTTTGCAGTCTTGCTACATTATCTGATTTGTTAACAAGAAGTGTCTGGAATCAAGGAACACAGGGCAACATTAAACAGCTTGACTGTAATCATGTATGTTGAGATAACAAGTTTTTGTATAAAGGTATTGAATATTCCCCTAGGAATTTTGCCTCAGCTGGTGTTCCAATGTCGTCACAATGACAATCACTACCTCAAGGGAACGGTCAGGATTGCATGCACATTAGAATACTACTATAAGAAAACAGACAGATCATATTGTAATGCATAGCATAAGAAACAATATGGCTCTGTTTTCCTAGTTACactgaatataaaataattttaaatatacctTATTGATTGTGCTTGATTATTGTTACTCATTGGCTCGCTATTGTTCTAGAGCAGTGATTCCCTTTGAAGTATGAAATTATCGAATGGgaattgtaagatagcagggagggggttaaaattcctccctgctaaaaccatgtgaaaatgcactgtgggtgaattgggctaagggtttttgtaattgttaattgttttcattgtttagttaatcccttgcacctggtgctaattgtaaattggagccaggtgcagggtatttaagagaggcaaccagtttgctcaaggctgctgagaagagtgagagcagtcgtaccAGGGAAAGGTATTGTGTGAGAGCTGTGTAAGTTttggtgtgacaggtaaacggcttagccgtcctgtgggtaGTCAGGAAACTATtgatgtttagtcagagctccaaaggacagctaggtgttttgtttccTGACTACCCACAGGACGGCTACgctgtttacctgtcacaccAAAACTTACACAGCTCTCACACAATACCTTTCCCTggtacgactgctctcactcTTCTCAGCAGCCTTGAGCAAACTTAcagtatttacctcctaaagacctgaaacctcaataaaatatatcaaagctgctcgcagagcctgtgatgcagtcatggcccgccccaaGGACACAATATGACTGCGCTCACAGACCTCGGCGTCATTTTGCCTTTCAGGATCtaacctgacaggagagcctatTCAGATACTTTTTCTGCTATAGATTTTCATATCTATTGCATTTTTACACAAAATCCgtgataatttaaataattgctGTATTAGTTTCACTAGTTACgcatatttgtgcactacagcctgttttACGTCTCACTGCGGCCTTGTGTCGTGCGTAAAGCCGGCAGCTTGAGTCGTCCCTTCCCAGGGATCAAACAAcgtaagtcggctgactttgtgctttttccccccaggctgcaatagctctggctggagttattttattctcgtttttaaagtaattgttattattgtattttatatgagagaaatatttttcttttctcattgtgtttttctgttttaacaaaGACTAAGTGCAGGATTGGCTGTATTGCTTGCTGCATCGCACGAgtagtgagagcagctgctgaGCTCAGCAGCACTGCGCAGGATCAAGAGGCTGCAAGAGATCGCTTGCAATCTCTACCACAGAATCTTGATGCCATTTTGAtgacagcttttgcatcaccattacgagggctattagttcattctaacaagcaggcttccctcataCAGacagtggttttgccagtagttTGCACAGGTAGGCATCCCTGTACAGTGTTACTTGTGGTAACTGCGAACTGGTGGACCCATACCGTACCGGTACCAAGGTTACTGAACCGACCCGGTACATCCCTGTTCCAATCTGCTATCGACCATCGCCTAAATTCCTGGTCCAGTACCAAGCCGGTCTTGTTCGGGTCTTGAACAGCCCCACCGCTGTCtttaagcagactgaggcagcacctgtacagtGTTACTGTACACGGCATTGCTACTTGCATAGTGCCTGGGGTTTTATCCCTGAGAGACATGCAAGGCCAATCTGCCTGTTAAGGACAAGCatggcagatgctcttcctgcctggggccagagcatgtAAAGGTGGCAGTGGTGAATGTTTTTGAGAGTTTTGTGCATGTTTCTCCAAGCACACAAGATGCTGAAGTGCTTTCACCGTACGTGGGAATCCACAAAGGAGCTGGTGCACTTCCTTCCCAAGCAACCACTCCCAGTGTGCAAACCAGCTGCAAACTGGGGCCCTTGGCCCCAGCAGCATCCAAAACAAGATGGTGCCTGCTGCCAGGTGTTCTGAACCGCCTGCTCGCCACAGACATCATGTCGCATTCATAAATATGGCCAAATGCTGTTAAAGGGACAGCATTTCTGTGCCTAACcctgaaaaaaacttttttttgttgtcgcATGTGCAACCATTTTAGTCGCAGTCTGAGCCCTGCATCACcatttctcatttctctgtgaTTTAGTGGtgcaaacagattgatacattacaatAGGGTTATTGTGGCTGTGGAATCGTGTCTTCATAAAGAACAACTGCCGGTGTGTACCAGTTGCAAACCCCAGGTtgaaaaaagtttattaaaataattttgtaactgCTTAACAACTATTCTGTAAGGTATGGTTTGGAGTTTGGACTTGAATTTGATAAGGGATCTCTTACCTGGATATGATATTGAGTTGGTTAGTAAGTGTAAGGATCTGTTCCGCAGCACACAGCAGTTCTTTTGCACATCGACTATCAAGACAATATTCTGCAATTATGTGAGCAAAATTTGTGATCACTTGGCCATTAACAgcaatttgttttgcagaaatAATGAATTCTTCCTTGgtctgttaaagaaaaaaaaaagaacaaattaagAAGCTGCAATACATGCCTGagtgcaaaatgtgttcattttaattgaaGTGTAATGTCAACTTTATCAATATTGTTTCATTATACCTTGATGGGCCCTTTCTTTTTAAGAAACTGGGCCATGTTATACATCTGGTTGGCCATTTCTTTTGTAACCTGGACAATCTGATTTTTTTCATCCTCCCACTTGTCTGTTTCTCTCTTCAAGAAAAGGGCTGCTTCAGCAAGAGTGTATGCAGAGCTGCTATTACAGAACACATTCTGGGTTGCACTACAATCCTGCAGAAACAAAAGttgctcagtaaaaaaaaattgaaatggatTTGTGTGCAAAACTATCACTGCggattttcagaaatgttttctcCACATGAAGTACACATTTTAGAACCAAGAATTAGGTGTAGTTACGTGTGCTTGGTTTTTTTAGACAAGAGATTGATACCATACCACCTTTCCGTTATGTTTTGTTAACTGAGACATGCTTTCCATTGTGTTGTGACCCAGAGCAACTGTAAACAACCACATTGAAACTTTGAAGCTCAACATTGGTAAAAACCCTGAGTGTAACAGTCCTTCCACACTGGGGTCAGGTCCTGTGTGGAAGGGCCTTACCTCACAAAGGTCTTCCGATTCATACAACACATAAGGCATTTGAGCTTAAAAGGTAATGGATCCTACTGTACCTTTAGGGTATCCCATTTAGTGACTGGATGCTGGTGGGTGATCTCTGCATTAACACTTGGTTGTTCTTTCTCCAGATGAGCTGGGCCTATGTTTCTCTTGAAGTTCGGAGCAGTAGCTTTACATTTTGGCTGACCAGactgtaaaacaattttttcaGCAGATGTATTTTGGCTTCCAATAAAGAGCCTACTTTGTAGGCCCTGTGTGATTAAGTTTTTTACTTCCCCATTAATTTCTTTAACTTTCTGAAGTTGTGTCACAATGTAATGTGCTTTTGCAGACCAGTCCTTTGTCAGGATTTCAAGCCTTGGCACGTCATCAAGGTCTAAATTCTCAGCAATCTTTCTTGCCCTGCTTACAATTTCAGACGTTAGCAAACAGAGATGTTCAGTGTTGAGACTCAAATTGTCTTCAAGTCTCTGATCCCTGATATAATAGAGgctgttttgtatgttttcttgCACAAAATTAACATTTGCTAACAAAGAAGCTACttctttttcaaaattattatgaGATGCTATCTTTTTATCTCCGAGATTAGTGGCTGTCAGAATTGCTAGATGGACAGTATTTTTTACTGCATCTTCATAATCTGCATTAACTCTGCCGACAATACCAgctaacatctttatttttatttgaagttcTCTTTGTAGAAGCTCTGAACGGGCAAGTAGGTTTATACTGGGTAGAGGTGACGTGTTGAGGATTTCTGCTGACTGCAAGAAGGTTTCAGTAAGGTCCATAATTTCTCCTTTCAGATCTATAATATTCCTGTTTGTATTCTTGTCTATACAGCAGAGGGCGGACAATGTAGCTGCCTGCTGGATTCTAAGAGAATTTTCTGAAAAAGTCAATAAACATTTCTGATGTGCAAATTCATGCTTCAAAACCTTTCCTGGAGTATCAAATGTGTTGCTTCCTAAGAGTTTATCAATGGAGTTTAGTAGAACTTGGACAGACAGTGACCATAAAATGCAGGGCCCTTCAAGATTGGCAGAACCAAGAGGTAAAGAGATGGCCACTTCATATAAATGTTTAGCATTAGCCTGTACCCTTTTCAGTTTGGTGTGAAGAGTCGCTATGCTCTCCTGAGGTACAGGAAACACTGTGGAGTTTGTGTTTGAAAACTTGGAATTGCCAGCTAATTGTACCAAATCTGAGAAGACACGTGTTATTTCACTGATGCTGTGAAAAGTTTGGGTAATGCTATTTTCAGATTCGTTCTGCGTCATCGAACACACAGCATGATACCAGGATCCCGCTGCAGGCAGCAATATCTGCTTCATTTTAGTAATCGTGTCGGAAAACAAGGCAGCATGTTTGTACAGGCTGTCTTTACCCAGCGTCGGGTTTATTGCTACTTCCTGAGCAGACCTAATAAGGTCAGGTGTCAGTGTTATGAGCCCAGATCTTACAGACTCTAGTATCTCAGTCTCTGCTTCATCAGTGATAGCAATGGCCTCTTTGGCAGCTTGGGCATAACAGTTTGACAGTTCAAGGAGGTTTGTACAAGCAATGTTTAGGCTTGTaatatcttttttctttgttgcacTTAAAACTTCATATAAGACAGGCAGTAAATCTAAACTTTGTgctattgtgtctgtgtttactttGTTGATGATGGGTAATGGCTTGTTGTGAATTGTTTTGTTACTACAAAGTAGCCGAGGTTTGACCAAGTTTCTCTCAAGCAATTCCATACTGTCGTTGTCATCTGGGttataaatttcatttttaacgTCCAGGATTGAAAAATCTGGATTCTCTGTGCAGATGGCGACTTTTGAACTCACAAGTGGACGTGCTTGCTCCCGTAGAGGACTAAGGATGTCTGGATGGTTGAAGCCATTCAGGCCATCCCTTAGTATGTGAATTAGTTTGATCATCTTCAGCATTCTCTCAGAAAATGTAACCAAGGATTTTACATCTGATATGCTTTTTGAACATTGATGCACTGCTGAGTTTACTGGGGGAATAGCAGATTCCACTTGTTTCACCAGAACCAGAAGCCCATTTCGGAAGATAGGGTCATCGCTTTTATCTACATGCCTTTTTGCAGCCTGAACTATGATGTTCACATGCCCTACAAGATTCAAGGTATGTTCATAGAAGTGTTCAGCACTCTGGGCTTTAAAAGCTTTTTCACATTTAGCTTTGACATCCACTATTTCTTCAATAGCCAGATCAGTGAACTCATAGATGTTGACGACATCATTGAGAGCTCCCAATAGCTGCTGTGTTTCACTTTCCCATTGCTGACACAGGACCTCTAATTTCTCCAAAGCAGTAGACCGCTGTGAGCTCTTATTTAGGTCCAACAAGATCGGAACCACGTTATCCTTTAAGCGTTTTAAACATTTCATAGATGACTCAATGGCTTGGATATTCTTTATATTGCTGGAGCTTGCTGAAACAAAACTAGCCACCTGTATCATATGATCGGCATGCATGAGGAAGGCAGAGAGAAAAGGCTGAAGCTGGTCTAGCTGGTTGACTCCATGGATGTTTGACGATTGTTCTGCAGCTTTTACAAGCTTCTCCAGAGGTTCTTTGGTTTGTGTAAAGCTATCCAAAATGTGGTACAGAATCACGGTCATCATACTGCTGTCCAGGTTCTGGAGTTCCTTCTTCATTGATGCACAGCTTTCTTCCAAATCCTGTTGCACATGTTTAGCATGGTTTTCCAAGAGCTTAGCCTGACTTGATATTTTGGATCTTAGTTGCAGAAGACGCTGGCAATGTTTTACCACtttcagttgttttttctctTGGGAGGCACTGGCCACTGCCATGCAATGAAATACCAGGTCTCGCACTAAGCTGTCAAAGTCACTGTCCTTTATTACTGAACACATCGACCTAGACAACAGCTGAAAAAGGCTATGCAGTTTGTGGGAGTAGGATCCTGCGTTGGCTTGAGGCTTCTCGTTTGAATCGTTTCTCAGCAGTGATATTATGTCCATTATGGTTGTGTCCATTTGATCGGTGATGTACTTTTTGGCAGATTTGGCTTGTTCATTTTGGGGGTGTCTGAGACTAGTGAGCAGGGCTGTGTATAACATGGAGATACAGTTTTTAAGAGTTTTCAAAGAGTGATCCAAAGATTCTTGTTGTGAGTTGTCCCTGAGTTCCTGTATACGGCTTTTTACTAAGCAGTTCAGCAGAAGCAAAGCCTCAGAAAACCCCTGGAAGGACATTAGTAAAGAGGACACATCTTTTGCAGACTCGAGCAGTGTAATGCAGTCCAAGAGCCAATGAGCTGCTGTCACGATCCTCCTCACTACGGCATCGTCTTCTATTAAGAGAATCTGGAATTGAAACAAAGAAGCATACATGTGAGTGTGAAATTAGGGTTAGCTTGCATTTCTTTAAAGACTGTCTAACTTCTATAGACAAGTTTAAACATTactaaaacaatgaaacagattACATTGAGATATACTCTTTGTAAATGTAAGGGATACCACACAACCAGttaaaaaataagtacatttgaTGTGTTTGCTTTAAAAACTAACTTTGACAAAGGGGAAGTCTCTTCTAACTACATAATCTCTGGCTGATTGATAGTTTAATTTACTGAACTCTGCAACCTCTAGCCAATAAAAGGGGACTGTTTAGCAGACAGCAGAGAAGAGAGACAAGATGGAGGATTGAGTGAAAGTTATTAAAAGTGTGCTAcaaaggaaaacctgctgccattTCAGAAACGTACTTAAAGTTGTTTGTACACTAAACTGGagtgtgtggtgttgtttttgTATACTTCTGTTTGAAGAAAAAGTTGCTACAAGTCTAATGTGTGCCGGAGCTGAGTAAACACAAGGCAATGGTGTGGGCCCAATTGGAGATAAAGGGCTGCAGATATACTTTAAGAGAAGGCAGAGTTTCTGGGAGCAGGACTGGGAAAGCTGAAGAGAAAGAGCAAATCTCGGCAACACAGCGAGTCAAGTGTCAGTGAAAGttacttcaggaaaaaaaaaaaaaagtgtaattaaacaaactaacgtgtattgcacagtataaaAGAAAGTAATTGTTTACGTAGTaccatgaatttaaaaaaaaaaaaaaaaaggcaagtgtTATATTAAGTGACATGCCAAAAGAAAAGTTAGTAAAGATTTATTGGACCCAGAACctgaactgtgttttaaaagaaactaaagttAAATTCAGGTGAGGTTAATGATGTGTCTAGCTTGATACGTgcagaaaatttttttttttttttttttaaaaagtcaatctAGTCAATTCCAACCATGTATGCATACCGTTCCCTTACAATTTTGTCATTCCAAATCTCTCTCTAGTACATACAGATAAAGGGACAAtacttttcttcatttttattgcCAGTTTTAACAGCAATGgtaatttacatttattacagtataaCGTGCACATccaagaaatacaaaagaaaccaGACAATGTCGTACTGTACTATGTATTGCCTCAAAAAGAAAGTATCAAGTTATGCATACGGGGATAAAGATTATCACCACTTAATTCTGATACACCAGATCATAAGTGATGCAAAATTTGCATCACTTAGGTTGCACTGCTCAGGCCTGAAAACTTTGCCTGCTACACTAGAGTCTTTCTGGAGGTGCAGATTAAGCAGGTATGGCTAGATGCTTACAGGATAGCTGGgctaaatgggggggggggggggggggggacggggacacGACACTCCATCTGTTTTCCAGTAAGCCAGAGGATCAGAATATTCTGGCAGACACGGTTGGCTCGGGTAGTCTGATATTTCAGAAGAGGCGTCTGTGGTGGAGATAATGCTGCAGATTTGGTCATATGAGAGTTTAAGGATTGTCTTTAGTGGGGGCGATGTAGCCATGTCAGCAGCTCTTGGTAGCAGAGAGGTGACCTTGTTAGTCAGCAGTTCCCTCATGCTGTGCACATATTCATCCTTGCACCAGTCCAATCTGAAGTGAGGATTCAGACTTGCAGCCATCTTGAAAACTCCAAGGATAACTGCACGGTTACCACCATCTTGTTACAGGTTCCACTGATGTGTGCTATCGCATGATGTAGACCTTGGACATATGTGATGACATAGCTAGCAGTGATTATCTTGTCTCCCTGGACCTTCAGTAACCTCTTTAAAAGGGCTCCTATTTCACAGAGTTCCAACAATTTGAAATGTGTATGGGGCATGAAGCTCAGATAGGACCTCTGCAGGAACTTTCAGAATTGACCTCAGCATCTTCAGCTGGCTGTTCCACCTTGTGGCATTTGAAATTTGCCATTTGTAGTGTCCCTTCAGTAACTCTGTTGCTTTGGTGGATTTATGGCAATTAGATAAT
The Polyodon spathula isolate WHYD16114869_AA chromosome 5, ASM1765450v1, whole genome shotgun sequence DNA segment above includes these coding regions:
- the LOC121315653 gene encoding uncharacterized protein LOC121315653, with translation MAALLESGLTCIIKAKSIERVIAPIAAQVCHLIIISEWGDSDGKFAHLEEEAEEVAKVTKQLALVASRLAEESEDDILRKEMAPAKELVVISGNNVLLAAQKLCIQPQYPQHREELVASTQDVLMGTLKILLIEDDAVVRRIVTAAHWLLDCITLLESAKDVSSLLMSFQGFSEALLLLNCLVKSRIQELRDNSQQESLDHSLKTLKNCISMLYTALLTSLRHPQNEQAKSAKKYITDQMDTTIMDIISLLRNDSNEKPQANAGSYSHKLHSLFQLLSRSMCSVIKDSDFDSLVRDLVFHCMAVASASQEKKQLKVVKHCQRLLQLRSKISSQAKLLENHAKHVQQDLEESCASMKKELQNLDSSMMTVILYHILDSFTQTKEPLEKLVKAAEQSSNIHGVNQLDQLQPFLSAFLMHADHMIQVASFVSASSSNIKNIQAIESSMKCLKRLKDNVVPILLDLNKSSQRSTALEKLEVLCQQWESETQQLLGALNDVVNIYEFTDLAIEEIVDVKAKCEKAFKAQSAEHFYEHTLNLVGHVNIIVQAAKRHVDKSDDPIFRNGLLVLVKQVESAIPPVNSAVHQCSKSISDVKSLVTFSERMLKMIKLIHILRDGLNGFNHPDILSPLREQARPLVSSKVAICTENPDFSILDVKNEIYNPDDNDSMELLERNLVKPRLLCSNKTIHNKPLPIINKVNTDTIAQSLDLLPVLYEVLSATKKKDITSLNIACTNLLELSNCYAQAAKEAIAITDEAETEILESVRSGLITLTPDLIRSAQEVAINPTLGKDSLYKHAALFSDTITKMKQILLPAAGSWYHAVCSMTQNESENSITQTFHSISEITRVFSDLVQLAGNSKFSNTNSTVFPVPQESIATLHTKLKRVQANAKHLYEVAISLPLGSANLEGPCILWSLSVQVLLNSIDKLLGSNTFDTPGKVLKHEFAHQKCLLTFSENSLRIQQAATLSALCCIDKNTNRNIIDLKGEIMDLTETFLQSAEILNTSPLPSINLLARSELLQRELQIKIKMLAGIVGRVNADYEDAVKNTVHLAILTATNLGDKKIASHNNFEKEVASLLANVNFVQENIQNSLYYIRDQRLEDNLSLNTEHLCLLTSEIVSRARKIAENLDLDDVPRLEILTKDWSAKAHYIVTQLQKVKEINGEVKNLITQGLQSRLFIGSQNTSAEKIVLQSGQPKCKATAPNFKRNIGPAHLEKEQPSVNAEITHQHPVTKWDTLKDCSATQNVFCNSSSAYTLAEAALFLKRETDKWEDEKNQIVQVTKEMANQMYNMAQFLKKKGPIKTKEEFIISAKQIAVNGQVITNFAHIIAEYCLDSRCAKELLCAAEQILTLTNQLNIISSVKAAKPGNKSSDEILVKNAQNLMQIVLKSIKAAETACIKGLRQPPPNTDEAQAAALCIQWKKKLQHHRVREALNPEMDDLGLRKTRLSQAIPSLAPVIKIPDSN